In Malus sylvestris chromosome 15, drMalSylv7.2, whole genome shotgun sequence, a single genomic region encodes these proteins:
- the LOC126604713 gene encoding ankyrin repeat-containing protein ITN1-like, translated as MALPNSRTPELALDVEGNHTTTSHYLTTGGNQTGSAPTQHGSDGEEVNLDYYLPLYCAASSGNWEEASKFLDNDPHAAKARISNLSMTALHVAASEGHSEFVEKLVKRVPRDVLGMQDEMGFTPLHYAAIGGSLRSAKALLIENLKLAQCVDAEGRTPLLLAATLASENKELVWYFLLVTTNEEPGHPFTGHWAANLVNMLIASGFHEISLYVLNKYPELAIAKDKEDCTALYVLARNQSNFLSGSRLGFWESCIYSFLPVEVDSIPSHSVRTYVARHGSVQNLQTMPTPEQYGVLHGLRRVLFGAIKRIALASFTQLHDAKLRHHCAVELVKRICSQLSQRHTSWRFNYLLNSDIMQIATVNGIVEIISMLVESFPDLIWVRLLNNQYLLLNFAIELRHKHLFRTVYDKTARSKLMAATLLESGGSILHLAAKLAPLPQLSSISGAALQMQRELQWFKEVEKLVHPYYKESRNQNGESARELFTKEHKLLAESGEKWLKDTSNSCMLVSTLVATVVFAAAFTVPGGNDNEGAPIFLQKKSAIFLVFVVSDTVALFSSLTSLLMFLSILTARYAEEDFLESLPKRLIIGLGTLFFAIAATMVAFGATLSIVLSKRFNGVSVPITLLASFPVTLFALLQLPLFIQMVRSTFGQSIFRPKKLG; from the exons TGAATTTGGATTACTACCTGCCACTCTACTGTGCTGCGTCCAGTGGAAATTGGGAAGAGGCTAGCAAGTTTCTGGACAATGATCCTCATGCTGCAAAAGCTAGGATCTCGAATTTATCAATGACTGCACTACATGTTGCTGCAAGCGAAGGGCACTCCGAATTCGTGGAGAAATTAGTGAAACGCGTTCCTAGGGATGTCCTCGGAATGCAGGATGAAATGGGATTCACACCACTTCACTATGCTGCAATAGGTGGAAGCCTGAGGTCTGCCAAGGCTTTGTTGATAGAAAATCTAAAGTTGGCACAATGTGTAGATGCCGAAGGAAGAACTCCGCTGCTCCTAGCTGCCACCTTGGCTTCTGAGAATAAGGAGTTGGTGTGGTACTTTTTGTTGGTAACTACAAATGAGGAGCCTGGTCATCCTTTTACTGGCCACTGGGCTGCTAACCTAGTCAATATGCTTATTGCCTCAGGTTTCCATG AAATTTCACTGTATGTGCTTAATAAATATCCTGAGTTGGCCATTGCTAAAGATAAAGAAGATTGTACTGCTTTGTATGTTTTGGCAAGGAATCAATCAAACTTCCTTAGTGGCAGCAGGCTTGGATTTTGGGAAAGCTGCATTTACTCAT TTCTCCCTGTTGAAGTGGACTCTATACCATCACACTCAGTGAGAACCTATGTGGCTCGCCATGGAAGTGTCCAAAACCTTCAGACAATGCCAACACCAGAACAGTATGGAG TTCTTCATGGGTTAAGAAGAGTACTTTTTGGAGCTATTAAACGAATAG CACTAGCTAGTTTCACGCAACTCCATGATGCAAAACTTAGACATCACTGTGCAGTTGAACTAGTAAAACGTATTTGCTCACAACTTTCACAGAGGCATACTTCTTGGCGGTTCAATTATCTTTTGAATTCAGATATCATGCAGATAGCCACTGTAAATGGCATAGTTGAAATTATAAGTATGCTCGTAGAATCTTTTCCAGATCTAATATGGGTTCGCCTCCTCAACAACCAATATTTGTTACTCAACTTCGCTATTGAACTTCGACATAAACATCTTTTTCGTACTGTGTATGATAAGACTGCACGAAGTAAATTAATGGCTGCTACACTACTTGAATCGGGGGGTTCCATCTTGCATCTGGCAGCAAAGTTGGCTCCTCTTCCGCAACTCTCATCTATTTCCGGTGCAGCTCTACAAATGCAGAGAGAACTGCAGTGGTTCAAG GAGGTGGAGAAACTAGTTCACCCCTATTATAAGGAGAGCCGGAACCAAAACGGAGAATCTGCTAGAGAATTATTCACCAAGGAACACAAATTATTGGCTGAGAGCGGAGAGAAATGGCTAAAGGATACGTCAAATTCTTGCATGCTCGTATCAACTCTCGTTGCCACAGTTGTGTTTGCTGCTGCTTTTACCGTACCTGGAGGTAACGACAACGAAGGAGCTCCAATTTTCTTACAGAAGAAGTCAGCCATATTCTTGGTGTTTGTTGTTTCGGACACAGTAGCTCTATTTTCTTCATTAACTTCCCTTTTGATGTTTCTATCAATCCTAACTGCGCGTTATGCTGAAGAAGATTTCCTAGAGTCACTACCAAAGAGGTTGATAATAGGTTTGGGCACTCTCTTCTTTGCTATAGCCGCGACGATGGTGGCATTTGGTGCAACACTTTCGATTGTGCTCAGCAAGAGATTCAACGGGGTTTCCGTCCCTATCACCTTGCTGGCAAGTTTTCCGGTGACTCTTTTTGCCCTGCTGCAGCTTCCCTTGTTTATCCAAATGGTCCGATCCACATTTGGACAGAGTATCTTTCGCCCTAAAAAACTTGGGTAA
- the LOC126604719 gene encoding uncharacterized protein LOC126604719 yields MLTISIDKAVLLRFSHVDYRSHQKFHRINATWKRDLKSSHPRKMEELSVEIPTQTIPHCEPSKHPDLQFDRLQPSDEDLDQQKKLEFGQFVAREAALDEEYWTAAWLRAESHWEERKNDRFAESNKRKFADREFNAIKKRTKGQQRQTCTCIITVKKDTKNAKRTVVKSVVGTLDLSIRYLLDGETFPGERVNAPLFCSINRTLSSKYGYISNLCVAKAARRQGIASNMLQFAIRSAMLNADVEQIYVHVHKKNKPAQELYRKLGFEIIERASSQLSEEQTYLLCFKA; encoded by the exons ATGTTGACGATTTCAATTGACAAGGCTGTGCTGTTGAGATTTTCTCATGTCGATTATAGAAGTCATCAAAAGTTTCACAGGATCAATGCCACTTG GAAAAGGGATTTGAAGTCCTCCCATCCGAGGAAGATGGAAGAGCTGTCAGTAGAGATTCCAACACAAACTATTCCTCACTGTGAACCATCAAAACATCCTGATCTGCAATTTGACCGGCTGCAACCATCAGATGAAGATTTAGATCAACAGAAAAAGTTGGAATTTGGACAATTTGTTGCACGAGAGGCCGCACTGGATGAAGAATACTGG ACAGCAGCATGGTTACGTGCAGAAAGTCACTGGGAGGAGCGAAAAAATGACCG ATTTGCTGAGAGTAACAAAAGGAAATTTGCAGACCGG gaaTTTAACGCTATAAAAAAACGAACGAAGGGGCAGCAGAGGCAGACATGCACATGCATTATCACG GTGAAGAAGGACACAAAGAATGCGAAACGTACTGTCGTGAAAAGTGTAGTTGGAACACTTGATTTGAGCATTCGGTACTTGTTGGATGGAGAGACCTTTCCAGGG GAACGGGTAAACGCTCCTCTCTTTTGCAGTATCAACAGGACACTGTCAAGTAAATATGGTTATATTTCAAACTTATGTGTGGCCAAAGCAGCACGACGCCAGGGTATTGCGAGCAATATGTTACAGTTTGCTATTAGATCCGCAATGTTAAATG CTGATGTCGAACAGATATATGTGCATGTGCATAAAAAGAACAAACCCGCGCAGGAACTGTACCGTAAGCTGGGCTTTGAG ATCATCGAAAGGGCGAGCTCTCAATTGTCAGAGGAGCAAACCTATTTGCTTTGTTTCAAGGCCTAA
- the LOC126604712 gene encoding uncharacterized protein LOC126604712 → MSKIETYEDFVKVHGLLLAASGLPQSLHRQLFQKLLSESFDGGSHFQIEPTEDGRQRRLVLTSDSMPAHSDVFLVDHAWTFRLSDAYKQLMEVPGLAERMAAIMCVDTDLNSDSEENWESNGKRSVLEVLESEITEARGNVRWLELEDLDMDDKTLSSLDLAAKFPDLLALSLCGNKLESVEVVVQEVTKFKNLKALWLDNNPVVQNRGDELADKFLREMPSLEIYNSRFTSNFGEWAVGFCGGVYDKENPGSIDQPDNAVHQVTDLDLSNRSIHNIFNKFQAFSPAQLPCLSYLNLRGNPLDETSAGDLLHLLRNFPSLQSLEVDIPGPLGETAVQILESLPNVSVLNGVNASKVLETEKDVVDSALQPRLPEWSADEPLTDRVISAMWLYLMTYRLADEEKIDETSVWYVMDELGSALRHSDEPNFRVAPFLFMPEGTLASAVSFTILWPIQNVQKGYECTRDYLFGIGEDKQRSARLTAWFHTPENYFIREYEKHRMSLKSKNLPSQSSEPCPARSLLRSETSALRVYTDIPQVEELLTRPEFVITTDLKDADIIWTGTQVDEDMKKATGITESQYVNQFPFEACIVMKHHLAETIQKAHGFPEWLQPTYNLETHLSQLIGDYCVRKRDGLNNLWILKPWNMARTIDTTVTSNISAIIRLMETGPKICQKYIEHPALFQGRKFDIRYLVLVRSMNPLEIFLADTFWVRLANNQYSLDKHSLFEYETHFTVMNYRGTLNHKNTSEFVREFEQEHKVNWLDIHSRVTKMIRSVFEAAAQVHPEMHSPTSRAMYGVDVMLDSCFQPKLLEVTYCPDCGRACKYDMNSIVGDQELIRARNFYNYVFGCLFLNETTHVSPL, encoded by the exons ATGTCGAAAATCGAAACCTACGAGGACTTCGTCAAAGTTCACGGCCTGCTCCTGGCGGCCTCGGGACTACCGCAGTCCCTCCACCGCCAGCTCTTCCAGAAGCTTCTATCGGAGAGCTTCGACGGCGGGTCCCACTTCCAAATAGAGCCGACGGAAGACGGCCGCCAGCGGCGCCTCGTTTTGACCTCCGACTCCATGCCCGCACACTCCGACGTCTTTCTCGTCGACCACGCCTGGACTTTCCGCCTTTCCGACGCTTACAAACAG TTGATGGAAGTTCCGGGATTGGCTGAGAGGATGGCGGCGATAATGTGCGTGGATACCGATTTGAATTCCGATTCGGAGGAGAATTGGGAGAGCAATGGAAAACGCAGCGTTTTGGAGGTGCTGGAAAGTGAAATCACTGAAGCCAGAGGGAATGTGAGGTGGCTGGAGCTTGAAGACCTTGACATGGACGATAAAACGCTGTCGTCTTTGGACTTAGCTGCCAAGTTCCCA gATTTGCTTGCATTGTCTTTGTGTGGAAATAAGCTTGAGAGTGTGGAAGTAGTTGTTCAGGAAGTTACGAAATTCAAAAATCTGAAAGCTTTGTGGCTGGACAATAATCCAGTTGTACAAAATCG tgGCGATGAATTGGCGGATAAATTTCTGCGGGAAATGCCAAGTCTTGAAATATATAACTCAAGATTTACCTCCAATTTTGGTGAGTGGGCAGTGGGGTTTTGTGGAGGAGTATACGACAAGGAAAATCCAGGCAGCATTGATCAGCCTGACAACGCGGTGCATCAAGTCACTGATCTTGATCTTTCGAATAGAAGTATTCACAACATATTCAATAAGTTTCAG GCATTTTCACCTGCTCAACTTCCATGTCTTTCATACTTGAATCTTCGTGGAAATCCACTAGATGAGACCTCAGCGGGTGACTTGTTACACTTACTCAGGAATTTTCCTTCCTTACAGTCTCTGGAG GTGGATATTCCTGGTCCTCTTGGAGAAACCGCTGTACAAATTCTTGAATCTCTTCCTAATGTTTCGGTGCTGAATGGTGTTAATGCATCAAAAGTACTGGAAACTGAAAAGGATGTAGTTGACTCAGCACTTCAACCTCGTCTTCCTGAGTGGTCTGCGGATGAGCCTCTTACTGATCGTGTTATAAGTGCAATGTGGCTGTACTTAATGACATATCGACTTGCAGATGAGGAGAAGATAGATGAGACCTCTGTATG GTATGTGATGGATGAGCTTGGTTCAGCTTTGCGGCATAGTGATGAGCCAAATTTCAGAGTGGCTCCTTTTCTGTTCATGCCAGAGGGGACACTAGCATCCGCTGTGAG CTTCACTATATTATGGCCAATTCAAAATGTTCAAAAAGGTTATGAGTGCACACGTGATTATCTTTTTGGTATTGGAGAAGACAAACAACGTTCTGCTAGACTGACAGCTTGGTTTCATACACCAGAGAATTATTTCATTCGA GAGTATGAAAAGCACCGGATGAGCTTGAAATCAAAAAATTTACCCTCTCAGTCATCAGAGCCCTGTCCGGCAAGAAGCCTGCTTCGTAGTGAAACATCAGCTTTACGTGTGTACACTGATATACCTCAAGTAGAAGAACTTTTGACTCGTCCTGAGTTTGTAATCA CCACTGATCTGAAGGATGCCGATATCATATGGACGGGTACACAGGTAGATGAGGATATGAAGAAGGCTACTGGAATAACAGAAAGTCAGTACGTAAATCAATTCCCTTTTGAGGCTTGTATTGTGATGAAACATCATTTGGCAGAGACTATTCAAAAG GCACATGGATTTCCTGAATGGCTGCAGCCTACCTATAATCTTGAAACACATCTATCTCAACTTATTGGTGATTATTGTGTACGTAAGCGAGATGGACTTAACAATCTATGGATCTTAAAACCTTGGAATATGGCACGAACTATAGATACAACTGTCACTAGTAATATATCTGCTATTATCCGGCTCATGGAAACTGGACCAAAGATATGTCAGAAGTATATTGAGCACCCTGCTTTGTTCCAAGGGAGAAAGTTTGATATCCGCTACCTAGTTTTAGTTCGGAGTATGAACCCTCTGGAAATCTTTCTTGCGGACACTTTCTGG GTTAGATTGGCAAACAACCAATATTCTTTAGACAAGCACAGTTTATTTGAATATGAGACTCACTTTACTGTGATG AACTACCGCGGGACATTGAATCACAAGAACACATCGGAATTTGTGAGGGAATTTGAACAGGAGCACAAAG TTAACTGGTTGGATATTCATTCGCGGGTGACGAAGATGATACGATCAGTTTTTGAGGCAGCTGCACAAGTACATCCAGAGATGCATAGTCCAACATCGAGGGCCATGTATGGGGTAGATGTCATGCTTGATAGTTGTTTCCAGCCAAAGTTACTGGAG GTGACCTATTGTCCGGACTGCGGAAGGGCATGCAAATACGATATGAACTCTATCGTCGGAGACCAGGAATTAATTAGAGCTCGCAACTTTTACAACTATGTTTTCGGTTGTCTCTTTTTGAACGAAACCACTCATGTTAGCCCCTTGTAG
- the LOC126604721 gene encoding uncharacterized protein LOC126604721 isoform X3, which translates to MDWGSNGEEPTSWEENYSVNLIPSELFFKFRKEVQGLRVGLNLEFYNAPINEFQGKIVLKPLAPERTWKFIYEPIHQDVRVLSKKIPLTGFLNLQVGIGHNFQMNAIGWKWKLTTCFGGDGISRTRSKTSVRLVPGVDLRFGWRADYVLPEITGALGTGEPWFNMNSGKLQASLDRVETIVTYTDIYSLYKPKGQGLKCTPYGGHRIWI; encoded by the exons atggattgGGGTTCGAATGGAGAAGAGCCCACTTCGTGGGAAGAAAATTACAGTGTAAATTTGATTCCGTCGGAGTTATTTTTCAAGTTCCGGAAAGAAGTGCAGGGTTTAAGGGTCGGCCTCAATCTGGAG TTCTATAATGCTCCAATCAATGAGTTTCAAGGAAAGATTGTTTTGAAGCCGTTAGCTCCTGAACGGACTTGGAAGTTCATCTACGAGCCTATCCATCAGGATGTTCGTGTTCTTTCGAAAAAGATTCCTCTAACTGGATTTCTAAATCTCCAG GTTGGCATCGGCCATAATTTTCAAATGAATGCAATTGGATGGAAATGGAAACTTACTACTTGTTTTGGTGGAGATGGTATATCTCGTACTAGGAGTAAGACATCGGTTCGCTTGGTTCCTGGTGTGGATTTGCGCTTTGGGTGGAGGGCTGATTATGTACTTCCAGAAATCACAGG GGCTCTGGGTACTGGTGAACCATGGTTCAACATGAACTCGGGAAAGCTGCAAGCATCGCTAGATAGAGTTGAGACCATTGTAACCTATACTGATATCTACAGTTTATACAAGCCTAAAGGCCAG GGTTTGAAATGTACACCTTATGGGGGACATAGAATTTGGATTTAG
- the LOC126602740 gene encoding uncharacterized protein LOC126602740 gives MASRSALFTEEKFKQFHNIDRNLYSILVLKLFRDPLESMQVLALWLWLERVGFKNVVKKMLSLPYILINELADESITCLELISGTHFSLPSEQTDIPLIQSFIEKEISVQFFHQNRDAAARDVTKAVNEVCLPAFDDIMQKAMQRDFAQNFADHSYVVLPSQRSSSSLFPFSLSINQQPCLQQQPLQRNEATPPHDRTMFVTFSKGYPVQESEVRQFFKITFGARIESVQMQEVQPYEQSLFAIIVFHSPATIEAILNGMGKAKFTINGKHVWVRKYMPRRTRSLLPPMLWQPAIAPFGG, from the coding sequence ATGGCTTCGAGGTCTGCTCTTTTCACAGAGGAGAAGTTCAAACAGTTTCACAACATCGACCGAAATCTGTACTCAATTCTGGTGCTAAAGCTCTTCCGGGACCCACTGGAGTCCATGCAGGTACTGGCCCTGTGGCTCTGGCTGGAGAGAGTTGGGTTCAAGAACGTGGTGAAAAAGATGCTCTCTTTGCCATACATTTTGATCAACGAGCTCGCTGACGAGTCCATCACTTGTCTCGAACTCATCAGCGGGACCCATTTCTCTCTTCCGTCTGAGCAGACTGACATCCCACTCATACAGAGTTTTATAGAGAAGGAAATCTCAGTCCAGTTTTTTCACCAGAACCGGGACGCAGCGGCTCGAGACGTCACTAAGGCCGTCAACGAGGTCTGCCTCCCGGCTTTCGACGACATTATGCAGAAGGCAATGCAACGGGATTTTGCTCAGAACTTTGCGGATCACAGTTACGTAGTGTTACCTTCACAACGATCGTCTTCGTCTTTATTCCCATTTTCTCTTTCAATTAATCAGCAGCCGTGTCTGCAGCAGCAACCTCTGCAAAGGAACGAGGCGACGCCACCACACGACAGGACGATGTTTGTGACGTTCTCTAAAGGGTACCCGGTGCAGGAGTCCGAGGTGAGGCAGTTTTTCAAAATAACTTTCGGGGCTCGAATCGAGTCCGTGCAGATGCAGGAGGTGCAGCCATACGAGCAATCACTGTTTGCGATAATTGTCTTCCACTCTCCGGCGACGATCGAGGCCATACTCAACGGGATGGGCAAGGCCAAGTTCACAATCAATGGAAAACACGTTTGGGTGAGGAAATATATGCCGAGAAGGACACGATCTTTGCTTCCACCAATGCTTTGGCAACCAGCAATTGCTCCTTTTGGGGGATGA
- the LOC126604721 gene encoding uncharacterized protein LOC126604721 isoform X2: protein MDWGSNGEEPTSWEENYSVNLIPSELFFKFRKEVQGLRVGLNLEFYNAPINEFQGKIVLKPLAPERTWKFIYEPIHQDVRVLSKKIPLTGFLNLQVGIGHNFQMNAIGWKWKLTTCFGGDGISRTRSKTSVRLVPGVDLRFGWRADYVLPEITGALGTGEPWFNMNSGKLQASLDRVETIVTYTDIYSLYKPKGQDQQQKTETDVISYSSPSDPLKSSDFSSHNDRSTWINGPEDAADLHK, encoded by the exons atggattgGGGTTCGAATGGAGAAGAGCCCACTTCGTGGGAAGAAAATTACAGTGTAAATTTGATTCCGTCGGAGTTATTTTTCAAGTTCCGGAAAGAAGTGCAGGGTTTAAGGGTCGGCCTCAATCTGGAG TTCTATAATGCTCCAATCAATGAGTTTCAAGGAAAGATTGTTTTGAAGCCGTTAGCTCCTGAACGGACTTGGAAGTTCATCTACGAGCCTATCCATCAGGATGTTCGTGTTCTTTCGAAAAAGATTCCTCTAACTGGATTTCTAAATCTCCAG GTTGGCATCGGCCATAATTTTCAAATGAATGCAATTGGATGGAAATGGAAACTTACTACTTGTTTTGGTGGAGATGGTATATCTCGTACTAGGAGTAAGACATCGGTTCGCTTGGTTCCTGGTGTGGATTTGCGCTTTGGGTGGAGGGCTGATTATGTACTTCCAGAAATCACAGG GGCTCTGGGTACTGGTGAACCATGGTTCAACATGAACTCGGGAAAGCTGCAAGCATCGCTAGATAGAGTTGAGACCATTGTAACCTATACTGATATCTACAGTTTATACAAGCCTAAAGGCCAG GATCAGCAGCAGAAAACTGAAACggatgtaatttcttattcaaGTCCTTCGGATCCCTTGAAATCAAGCGACTTTTCGTCACACAATGACCGTTCTACATGGATCAATGGACCAGAGGATGCAGCAGATTTACACAAGTAA
- the LOC126604723 gene encoding uncharacterized protein LOC126604723 encodes MAASKSNLRSSCSFPNLLLSCLNFTLFILSVTSLVPTVLLRTPPTSMGMAFLMISGISILSSFVGFYSQLTHLCFITHVSLLLASLVAQLLGTLALFTKERSTMSLIKSPRDPREAKLLVRLECGVLMAMLMMQVLVLVMSCVVQSCWVREYEGLEAEREAMTKKRSRRIAKVQEESMENAAKIAEVKAKELDEKMKNKYGQWVKTSEFEG; translated from the coding sequence ATGGCAGCCTCGAAATCGAACCTCCGAAGCTCTTGTTCCTTCCCAAATCTTCTCCTCTCATGTCTGAACTTCACTCTCTTCATCCTCTCCGTCACCTCTCTGGTTCCCACCGTCCTCCTCCGAACGCCCCCAACTTCAATGGGCATGGCGTTCCTAATGATTTCCGGCATCTCGATTCTCTCCTCCTTTGTAGGTTTCTACTCTCAGCTCACTCATCTCTGCTTCATAACCCACGTTTCTCTCCTCCTCGCCTCGCTGGTCGCACAGCTGCTCGGCACACTGGCATTGTTCACCAAAGAGCGCAGCACCATGTCGTTGATCAAGTCACCACGGGACCCGAGAGAGGCCAAGCTGTTGGTGAGGTTGGAATGCGGGGTTCTGATGGCGATGCTGATGATGCAGGTGTTGGTGTTGGTGATGAGCTGCGTGGTGCAGAGCTGCTGGGTGAGGGAGTATGAAGGGTTGGAAGCCGAGAGGGAGGCGAtgacgaagaagaggagccggCGGATCGCAAAAGTTCAGGAGGAGTCCATGGAAAATGCTGCAAAAATAGCTGAGGTGAAGGCCAAGGAGCTGGATGAGAAGATGAAGAACAAGTATGGGCAGTGGGTCAAGACTTCTGAGTTTGAAGGCTAA
- the LOC126604721 gene encoding uncharacterized protein LOC126604721 isoform X1 → MDWGSNGEEPTSWEENYSVNLIPSELFFKFRKEVQGLRVGLNLEFYNAPINEFQGKIVLKPLAPERTWKFIYEPIHQDVRVLSKKIPLTGFLNLQVGIGHNFQMNAIGWKWKLTTCFGGDGISRTRSKTSVRLVPGVDLRFGWRADYVLPEITGALGTGEPWFNMNSGKLQASLDRVETIVTYTDIYSLYKPKGQQDQQQKTETDVISYSSPSDPLKSSDFSSHNDRSTWINGPEDAADLHK, encoded by the exons atggattgGGGTTCGAATGGAGAAGAGCCCACTTCGTGGGAAGAAAATTACAGTGTAAATTTGATTCCGTCGGAGTTATTTTTCAAGTTCCGGAAAGAAGTGCAGGGTTTAAGGGTCGGCCTCAATCTGGAG TTCTATAATGCTCCAATCAATGAGTTTCAAGGAAAGATTGTTTTGAAGCCGTTAGCTCCTGAACGGACTTGGAAGTTCATCTACGAGCCTATCCATCAGGATGTTCGTGTTCTTTCGAAAAAGATTCCTCTAACTGGATTTCTAAATCTCCAG GTTGGCATCGGCCATAATTTTCAAATGAATGCAATTGGATGGAAATGGAAACTTACTACTTGTTTTGGTGGAGATGGTATATCTCGTACTAGGAGTAAGACATCGGTTCGCTTGGTTCCTGGTGTGGATTTGCGCTTTGGGTGGAGGGCTGATTATGTACTTCCAGAAATCACAGG GGCTCTGGGTACTGGTGAACCATGGTTCAACATGAACTCGGGAAAGCTGCAAGCATCGCTAGATAGAGTTGAGACCATTGTAACCTATACTGATATCTACAGTTTATACAAGCCTAAAGGCCAG CAGGATCAGCAGCAGAAAACTGAAACggatgtaatttcttattcaaGTCCTTCGGATCCCTTGAAATCAAGCGACTTTTCGTCACACAATGACCGTTCTACATGGATCAATGGACCAGAGGATGCAGCAGATTTACACAAGTAA
- the LOC126604720 gene encoding protein OXIDATIVE STRESS 3 LIKE 2-like, giving the protein MSIALQRNGGGGNNMNQRPRFIHGTPCIPIYNSSEGFAQDRCLDQEDSCSSSSSSVGMNSDSSDGSSEGEESGETEVQSSFKGPLDTMDQLEEVLPVKRGISKFYSGKSKSFTSLADVSSVSSVKELAKPKNHYTKKRKNLLARNYFQDKNCNDSMTNNGVVISKRPAANPSRGSFIIGETWSSSPSYSNGEGSNSISPSPSSCLPPLPPHGRQSPDNDPSPPLPRRSSPWRSFSLSDLQCIAAATPDITGV; this is encoded by the exons ATGTCAATCGCTCTACAGAGAAACGGCGGTGGCGGCAATAATATGAACCAACGGCCGAGGTTCATCCATGGGACGCCTTGCATCCCCATCTACAACTCGTCCGAAGGGTTTGCTCAAGATCGTTGTCTTGACCAGGAGGACTCTTGTAGCAGCTCGTCGTCTTCAGTTGGAATGAACAGCGACTCGTCTGATGGGTCGTCGGAGGGGGAGGAATCCGGTGAGACTGAGGTGCAGAGCTCGTTTAAAGGACCGTTGGACACCATGGACCAGCTCGAGGAGGTTTTGCCGGTCAA GAGAGGTATATCCAAATTTTATAGTGGTAAATCAAAGTCCTTCACAAGCCTAGCAGATGTCTCGTCTGTTTCTTCTGTCAAGGAACTTGCAAAGCCAAAAAATCATTATACCAAGAAGCGCAAGAATTtattagcccggaattattttCAGGATAAAAACTGCAATGACTCTATGACGAATAATGGTGTTGTGATATCAAAGAGGCCAGCTGCTAACCCTAGTCGAGGATCGTTTATTATTGGGGAGACTTGGAGCAGCTCTCCTAGCTATAGTAACGGGGAGGGATCCAACTCCATTTCACCATCACCTTCTTCCTGTCTTCCACCTCTGCCTCCACACGGTAGACAATCACCTGATAATGATCCATCACCACCTCTTCCACGACGGAGTTCTCCTTGGCGATCATTCTCTCTTTCTGATCTGCAGTGCATTGCTGCAGCAACACCGGACATAACTGGCGTGTGA